A single Triticum dicoccoides isolate Atlit2015 ecotype Zavitan chromosome 2A, WEW_v2.0, whole genome shotgun sequence DNA region contains:
- the LOC119359605 gene encoding uncharacterized protein LOC119359605 — translation MDLRAFYFQAAEAAATATVTATEDDDVTTPKLSPSAAVQREGQGSGGASPVAVGMNSEGSGGARDLICPECSKAFLSDKAMYGHLRCHPGRRNKGAIRPPTPVASASSVTRGDAKARKVLWMEDDLPTKWPLTAKRGRTPTVATSVTVHPVSVLESTYSAEEEAANTLLDLAQNARNAAVAEQEMQMPRADQPELPADHVADADPVAPEPEQPVIPDMAAGADALQRVHQQAETRAPVEHIFGIILQPQAPGVEPSNFIAASEPVNNSAPVVVRDEDKSISPGVKKLKKRRLHDPVSQSPDSSRPPPDPEDVRPSVRRIPSPASDRRYGCPSCFKSFPTHQALGGHMASHNRAIRCAAAQQVDGLAVAQAVQNILAHRQRQEGANASASASGIVVGEDLQISLRPPKPVSHTCVRCRQIFSTGQALGGHMRKHFLEDRLQAATAAAAPGTAPPALAAAAAVALAIAPAAVPAAQDGAPGRDFDLNEMMPWE, via the coding sequence ATGGACTTGCGGGCCTTCTACTtccaggcggcggaggcggcggcgacggcgacggtgacggccacggaggacgacgacgtcacgACACCCAAGCTCTCCCCCAGCGCAGCGGTGCAGCGGGAAGGCCAGGGCAGTGGCGGCGCTTCCCCGGTGGCCGTGGGGATGAACAGCGAGGGAAGCGGCGGCGCGCGCGACCTGATCTGCCCCGAGTGCAGCAAGGCCTTCCTGTCGGACAAGGCCATGTACGGGCACCTCAGGTGCCACCCGGGGAGGAGAAACAAGGGGGCGATCCGCCCGCCGACGCCGGTCGCCTCCGCTTCTTCTGTGACCCGCGGAGACGCCAAGGCGAGGAAGGTGCTGTGGATGGAGGATGACCTCCCGACCAAGTGGCCGTTGACGGCCAAGCGCGGCCGCACTCCGACCGTGGCCACCTCCGTCACCGTGCACCCCGTGTCCGTGCTCGAGTCCACCTACAGCGCCGAGGAGGAGGCTGCCAACACTCTCCTGGACTTGGCCCAGAACGCCCGCAACGCCGCCGTTGCGGAGCAGGAGATGCAGATGCCACGGGCCGATCAGCCCGAGCTACCAGCTGATCATGTCGCCGATGCCGACCCCGTCGCGCCGGAGCCCGAGCAGCCTGTGATACCAGACATGGCCGCCGGCGCCGACGCGTTGCAGCGCGTGCATCAGCAGGCTGAGACGCGTGCGCCGGTGGAGCACATCTTCGGCATCATCTTGCAGCCCCAGGCGCCCGGGGTCGAGCCGTCCAACTTCATCGCAGCGTCGGAGCCTGTGAACAATTCTGCGCCCGTCGTGGTCCGCGACGAGGACAAGTCCATCTCCCCCGGCGTCAAGAAGCTAAAGAAGCGACGGCTCCATGATCCAGTTAGCCAGAGTCCAGATTCCTCTCGGCCGCCGCCAGATCCCGAGGACGTCAGGCCGTCAGTGAGGCGCATACCGTCGCCGGCGTCGGATCGGAGGTACGGGTGCCCGTCCTGCTTCaagtcgttccccacccaccaagcCCTAGGCGGCCACATGGCGAGCCACAACAGGGCCATCAGGTGCGCCGCCGCGCAGCAGGTGGACGGGCTCGCCGTGGCCCAGGCCGTCCAAAACATCTTGGCCCATCGCCAGCGCCAAGAAGGCGCCAACGCCAGCGCCAGCGCCAGCGGGATCGTCGTCGGCGAGGATCTCCAGATCAGCCTCCGGCCGCCGAAGCCGGTGTCGCACACATGCGTCCGGTGCCGTCAGATCTTCTCCACCGGGCAGGCGCTGGGCGGCCACATGCGGAAGCACTTTCTCGAGGACAGGCTGCAGGCAGCCACTGCCGCCGCGGCGCCGGGCACTGCTCCGCCTGCTCTAGCTGCAGCAGCCGCGGTGGCGCTGGCCATTGCTCCGGCAGCAGTGCCAGCGGCCCAAGATGGGGCTCCCGGCCGGGACTTTGATCTCAACGAGATGATGCCTTGGGAGTGA